A genomic segment from Callithrix jacchus isolate 240 chromosome 8, calJac240_pri, whole genome shotgun sequence encodes:
- the MLH3 gene encoding DNA mismatch repair protein Mlh3 isoform X1, whose product MIKCLSAEVQAKLRSGLAISSLGQCVEELALNSIDAEAKCVAVRVNMETFQVQVIDNGFGMGSDDVDKVGNRYFTSKCHSVQDLENPRFYGFRGEALASIADMASTVEISSKKNRTMKTFVKLFQNGKALKACEADVTRPSAGTTVTVYNLFYQLPVRRKCMDPRLEFEKVRQRIEALSLMHPSISFSLRNDVSGSMVLQLPRTKDVCSRFCQIYGLGKSQKLREISFKYKEFELNGYISSEAHYNKNMQFLFVNKRLILRTKLHKLIDFLLRKESIICKPKNGSSSRQMNSSPRPRSTPELYGIYVINVQCQFCEYDVCMEPAKTLIEFQNWDTLLYCIQEGVKMFLKQEKLFVELSGEDIKEFSEDNGFSLFGATLQKHVTSNERSNQGSFQEACNNILDSYEVFNLQSKAVKRKATTENINTQNSRDLEAIRRNTNNSLLYTCESGGPGHNKMTEPSSQNKDSSCSESKMLEQEAIVASETGENEKHKKSCLEHSFLENPCGTSSEMFLSPSQTPRHFEESRENLTIWKESTVNGMAANILKNSRIQNQPEKFKDATEVGCQPLPSEATLLGVHSAQTEKEKRQKEPSNCGGRNVFSYGRVKLCSTGFITHVVQNEKTKSTETEHSFKSYVRPGPTSAQETFGNRTHHSVETPDIKHLASTLSKESAQLPNKKICRTNISYGLENEPTATYKMFSTFQEGSKKSQTGCMLSDTSPSFPWYRSVSNDIKKTDKLIGSSKPIVRKKLSLSSQLGSLEKFKRQYGKIENPQDTEVEESNVEVTTNLCPQVEPDILLKDKNRLDNADVCKITTTKHSYSNSSWQPASHILYSEKCPFSKDEDCLEQMPGLRENPMTLKEFSLFNRKPLDLEKSSESLASKLSRLKDSEKETQTMEMTSPFNELPNSDSSRKDSELYNVLTQDFCMLFKNKHEKVENGVIPVSDSATQGNSFNKSSETHSNSSTTENSVISQTPLVLPCNNSKVIGKDSDVLLRASEEQIGSPDSPSGMLMNLVEDATGDQNGICFQSEESKARTCSENEESNTCCSDWQQHFDVALGRMVYVNKMTGLSTFIAPTEDVRAACTKDLTTVAVDVVLENGSQYRCHPFRSDLVLPFLPRARAERTVMRQENRDTVDDTPRSESLQSLFSEWDNPVFARYPEVAVDVSSGQAESLAVKIHNILYPYRFTKEMIHSMQVLQQVDNKFIACLMSTNTEENGKAGGNLLVLVDQHAAHERVRLEQLINDSYEKQQAQGSGRKKLLSSTLIPPLEITVTEEQRRLLRCYHKNLEDLGLEFVFPDTSDSLVLVGKVPLCFVEREANELRRGRSTVTRSMVEEFIREQVELLQTTGGIQGILPLTVQKVLASQACHGAVKFNDGLSLEESCRLIEALSLCQLPFQCAHGRPSMLPLADIDHLEQEKQIKPNLTKLRKMAQAWRLFGKAECDTRQSLQQSMAPCEPP is encoded by the exons ATGATCAAGTGCTTGTCAGCTGAAGTACAAGCCAAATTGCGTTCAGGTTTGGCCATAAGCTCCTTGGGCCAATGTGTTGAGGAACTTGCCCTCAACAGTATTGATGCTGAAGCAAAATGTGTGGCTGTCAGGGTGAATATGGaaaccttccaagttcaagtgatagACAATGGATTTGGAATGGGGAGTGATGATGTAGACAAAGTGGGAAATCGTTATTTCACCAGTAAATGCCACTCGGTACAGGACTTGGAGAATCCAAGGTTTTATGGTTTCCGAGGAGAGGCCTTGGCAAGTATTGCTGACATGGCCAGCACTGTGGAAATTTCATCCAAGAAAAACAGGACAATGAAAACTTTTGTGAAACTGTTTCAGAATGGAAAAGCCCTGAAAGCTTGTGAAGCTGATGTGACTAGACCAAGCGCTGGGACAACTGTAACAGTGTATAACCTATTTTACCAGCTGCCTGTACGGAGGAAATGCATGGACCCTAGGCTGGAGTTTGAGAAGGTTAGGCAGAGGATAGAAGCTCTCTCACTCATGCacccttccatttctttctctttgagaaATGATGTTTCCGGTTCCATGGTTCTTCAGCTCCCCAGAACCAAAGACGTATGTTCCCGATTTTGTCAAATTTATGGATTGGGGAAGTCCCAAAAGTtaagagaaataagttttaaatataaagagtTTGAGCTTAATGGCTATATCAGCTCTGAAGCACATTACAATAAGAATATGCAGTTTTTATTTGTGAACAAAAGACTAATTTTAAGGACAAAGCTACATAAACTCATTGACTTTTTATTAAGGAAAGAAAGTATTATATGCAAGCCAAAGAATGGTTCCAGCAGTAGACAAATGAATTCAAGTCCTCGGCCCCGGTCTACCCCAGAactctatggtatatatgtaatTAATGTGCAGTGCCAGTTCTGTGAGTATGATGTGTGCATGGAGCCAGCCAAAACTCTGATTGAGTTTCAGAACTGGGACACTCTCTTGTATTGCATTCAGGAAGgagtgaaaatgtttttaaagcaagaaaaattatttgtggaATTATCAGGTGAGGATATTAAGGAATTTAGTGAAGATAACGGTTTTAGTTTATTTGGTGCTACTCTTCAGAAGCATGTGACTTCCAATGAGAGGAGTAACCAGGGCAGTTTCCAGGAAGCGtgtaataatattttagattCCTATGAGGTGTTTAATTTGCAGTCAAAAGCTGTGAAAAGAAAAGCTACTACAGAAAACATAAACACACAGAATTCTAGGGATTTAGAAGCTatcagaagaaatacaaataattcacTTTTGTACACTTGTGAATCAGGTGGTCCAGGCCACAACAAAATGACAGAGCCATCGTCACAAAACAAAGACAGCTCTTGCTCAGAATCAAAGATGTTAGAACAAGAGGCAATTGTTGCATCAGAAAcaggagaaaatgagaaacataaaaaatCTTGCCTGGAACATAGCTTTTTAGAAAATCCATGTGGAACCAGTTCGGAAATGTTTTTAAGCCCCTCTCAGACACCACGTCACTTTGAAGAGAGCAGAGAGAATCTAACAATATGGAAAGAAAGTACTGTTAATGGCATGGCTGCCAACATCTTGAAAAATAGTAGAATTCAGAATCAACCAGAGAAATTTAAAGATGCTACTGAAGTGGGatgccagcctctgccttctgaggcAACATTATTGGGAGTACATAGTGctcagacagagaaagagaaaagacaaaaagaacctAGCAACTGTGGAGGAAGAAATGTTTTTAGTTATGGACGAGTTAAATTATGTTCCACTGGCTTTATAACTCATGTGgtacaaaatgagaaaactaaatcAACAGAAACAGAACATTCATTTAAAAGTTATGTTAGACCTGGTCCCACAAGTGCCCAAGAAACATTTGGAAATAGAACACATCATTCAGTTGAAACTCCAGACATAAAACATTTAGCCAGCACTTTAAGTAAAGAATCTGCTCAATTACCCAACAAAAAAATTTGCAGAACAAATATAAGTTATGGGCTAGAGAATGAACCTACAGCaacttataaaatgttttctacttttcAGGAAGGTAGCAAAAAATCACAAACAGGTTGCATGTTATCTGATACATCCCCCTCTTTCCCCTGGTATAGAAGTGTTTCAAATGATattaagaaaacagataaattaatCGGTTCCTCCAAACCAATTGTCCGTAAGAAGCTAAGCTTGAGTTCACAACTAGGATCATTAGAGAAGTTCAAGAGGCAATATGGAAAGATTGAAAATCCACAGGATACAGAAGTAGAGGAAAGTAATGTCGAAGTCACTACCAATCTCTGTCCTCAAGTTGAACCTGACATTCTGCTGAAGGACAAGAACCGCTTAGACAATGCTGATGTTTGTAAAATCACTACTACGAAGCATAGTTATTCAAATAGTAGTTGGCAACCAGCAAGCCACATCCTTTACTCAGAGAAGTGTCCATTCTCCAAGGATGAAGATTGTTTAGAACAGATGCCTGGTTTGAGAGAAAACCCTATGACCCTGAAAGAGTTCTCTCTCTTTAATAGAAAACCTCTGGACCTTGAGAAATCATCTGAATCACTAGCCTCTAAATTATCCAGACTGAAGGATTCtgaaaaagaaactcaaacaatGGAGATGACGAGTCCTTTTAATGAACTTCCAAATTCAGATTCTAGTAGGAAAGACAGCGAGTTGTACAATGTATTAACACaagatttttgtatgttatttaaaaacaagCATGAAAAAGTAGAGAATGGTGTCATTCCAGTATCAGATTCTGCCACACAGGGTAATTCCTTTAATAAAAGTAGTGAAACACACTCTAACAGCAGTACAACAGAGAACTCTGTGATATCACAAACTCCTTTGGTATTGCCCTGTAATAATTCTAAAGTTATCGGTAAAGATTCAGATGTTCTTCTAAGAGCTTCAGAAGAACAGATAGGAAGTCCTGACTCTCCCAGTGGAATGTTAATGAATCTGGTAGAAGATGCCACAGGTGACCAAAATGGAATTTGTTTTCAAAGTGAGGAATCTAAAGCAAGAACTTGTTCCGAAAATGAAGAGTCAAACACGTGTTGTTCGGATTGGCAGCAGCATTTTGATGTAGCCTTGGGAAGAATGGTTTATGTCAACAAAATGACTGGACTCAGCACATTCATTGCCCCAACTGAGGACGTTCGGGCTGCTTGTACTAAAGACCTGACGACTGTGGCTGTGGATGTTGTACTTGAGAATG gATCTCAGTACAGGTGTCATCCTTTTAGAAGCGACCttgttcttcctttccttccgAGAGCTCGAGCAGAGAGGACGGTGATGAGACAGGAAAACAGAG ATACTGTGGATGATACTCCTCGTAGCGAATCACTTCAGTCCTTGTTCTCAGAATGGGACAATCCAGTATTTGCCCGTTATCCAGAG GTTGCTGTGGATGTAAGCAGTGGCCAGGCTGAGAGCTTAGCGGTTAAAATTCACAACATCTTATATCCCTATCGTTTCACCAAAGAAATGATTCATTCAATGCAG GTTCTCCAGCAAGTGGATAACAAGTTTATTGCCTGCTTGATGAGCACTAACACTGAAGAGAATGGCAAGGCAG GTGGGAACCTGCTCGTGCTGGTGGATCAGCATGCTGCCCATGAGCGTGTACGCCTAGAGCAGCTTATCAATG ATTCCTACGAGAAACAACAGGCACAGGGCTCTGGTCGGAAGAAATTACTGTCTTCTACTCTAATTCCTCCGCTAGAGATAACAGTGACAGAGGAACAAAGGAGACTCTTACG GTGTTACCACAAAAATCTGGAAGATCTGGGCCTTGAATTTGTATTTCCAGACACTAGTGATTCTCTGGTCCTTGTGGGAAAAGTACCACTCTGTTTCGTGGAAAGAGAAGCCAATGAACTTCGGAGAGGAAGATCTACTGTGACCAGGAGTATGGTGGAG
- the MLH3 gene encoding DNA mismatch repair protein Mlh3 isoform X3, whose product MIKCLSAEVQAKLRSGLAISSLGQCVEELALNSIDAEAKCVAVRVNMETFQVQVIDNGFGMGSDDVDKVGNRYFTSKCHSVQDLENPRFYGFRGEALASIADMASTVEISSKKNRTMKTFVKLFQNGKALKACEADVTRPSAGTTVTVYNLFYQLPVRRKCMDPRLEFEKVRQRIEALSLMHPSISFSLRNDVSGSMVLQLPRTKDVCSRFCQIYGLGKSQKLREISFKYKEFELNGYISSEAHYNKNMQFLFVNKRLILRTKLHKLIDFLLRKESIICKPKNGSSSRQMNSSPRPRSTPELYGIYVINVQCQFCEYDVCMEPAKTLIEFQNWDTLLYCIQEGVKMFLKQEKLFVELSGEDIKEFSEDNGFSLFGATLQKHVTSNERSNQGSFQEACNNILDSYEVFNLQSKAVKRKATTENINTQNSRDLEAIRRNTNNSLLYTCESGGPGHNKMTEPSSQNKDSSCSESKMLEQEAIVASETGENEKHKKSCLEHSFLENPCGTSSEMFLSPSQTPRHFEESRENLTIWKESTVNGMAANILKNSRIQNQPEKFKDATEVGCQPLPSEATLLGVHSAQTEKEKRQKEPSNCGGRNVFSYGRVKLCSTGFITHVVQNEKTKSTETEHSFKSYVRPGPTSAQETFGNRTHHSVETPDIKHLASTLSKESAQLPNKKICRTNISYGLENEPTATYKMFSTFQEGSKKSQTGCMLSDTSPSFPWYRSVSNDIKKTDKLIGSSKPIVRKKLSLSSQLGSLEKFKRQYGKIENPQDTEVEESNVEVTTNLCPQVEPDILLKDKNRLDNADVCKITTTKHSYSNSSWQPASHILYSEKCPFSKDEDCLEQMPGLRENPMTLKEFSLFNRKPLDLEKSSESLASKLSRLKDSEKETQTMEMTSPFNELPNSDSSRKDSELYNVLTQDFCMLFKNKHEKVENGVIPVSDSATQGNSFNKSSETHSNSSTTENSVISQTPLVLPCNNSKVIGKDSDVLLRASEEQIGSPDSPSGMLMNLVEDATGDQNGICFQSEESKARTCSENEESNTCCSDWQQHFDVALGRMVYVNKMTGLSTFIAPTEDVRAACTKDLTTVAVDVVLENDTVDDTPRSESLQSLFSEWDNPVFARYPEVAVDVSSGQAESLAVKIHNILYPYRFTKEMIHSMQVLQQVDNKFIACLMSTNTEENGKAGGNLLVLVDQHAAHERVRLEQLINDSYEKQQAQGSGRKKLLSSTLIPPLEITVTEEQRRLLRCYHKNLEDLGLEFVFPDTSDSLVLVGKVPLCFVEREANELRRGRSTVTRSMVEEFIREQVELLQTTGGIQGILPLTVQKVLASQACHGAVKFNDGLSLEESCRLIEALSLCQLPFQCAHGRPSMLPLADIDHLEQEKQIKPNLTKLRKMAQAWRLFGKAECDTRQSLQQSMAPCEPP is encoded by the exons ATGATCAAGTGCTTGTCAGCTGAAGTACAAGCCAAATTGCGTTCAGGTTTGGCCATAAGCTCCTTGGGCCAATGTGTTGAGGAACTTGCCCTCAACAGTATTGATGCTGAAGCAAAATGTGTGGCTGTCAGGGTGAATATGGaaaccttccaagttcaagtgatagACAATGGATTTGGAATGGGGAGTGATGATGTAGACAAAGTGGGAAATCGTTATTTCACCAGTAAATGCCACTCGGTACAGGACTTGGAGAATCCAAGGTTTTATGGTTTCCGAGGAGAGGCCTTGGCAAGTATTGCTGACATGGCCAGCACTGTGGAAATTTCATCCAAGAAAAACAGGACAATGAAAACTTTTGTGAAACTGTTTCAGAATGGAAAAGCCCTGAAAGCTTGTGAAGCTGATGTGACTAGACCAAGCGCTGGGACAACTGTAACAGTGTATAACCTATTTTACCAGCTGCCTGTACGGAGGAAATGCATGGACCCTAGGCTGGAGTTTGAGAAGGTTAGGCAGAGGATAGAAGCTCTCTCACTCATGCacccttccatttctttctctttgagaaATGATGTTTCCGGTTCCATGGTTCTTCAGCTCCCCAGAACCAAAGACGTATGTTCCCGATTTTGTCAAATTTATGGATTGGGGAAGTCCCAAAAGTtaagagaaataagttttaaatataaagagtTTGAGCTTAATGGCTATATCAGCTCTGAAGCACATTACAATAAGAATATGCAGTTTTTATTTGTGAACAAAAGACTAATTTTAAGGACAAAGCTACATAAACTCATTGACTTTTTATTAAGGAAAGAAAGTATTATATGCAAGCCAAAGAATGGTTCCAGCAGTAGACAAATGAATTCAAGTCCTCGGCCCCGGTCTACCCCAGAactctatggtatatatgtaatTAATGTGCAGTGCCAGTTCTGTGAGTATGATGTGTGCATGGAGCCAGCCAAAACTCTGATTGAGTTTCAGAACTGGGACACTCTCTTGTATTGCATTCAGGAAGgagtgaaaatgtttttaaagcaagaaaaattatttgtggaATTATCAGGTGAGGATATTAAGGAATTTAGTGAAGATAACGGTTTTAGTTTATTTGGTGCTACTCTTCAGAAGCATGTGACTTCCAATGAGAGGAGTAACCAGGGCAGTTTCCAGGAAGCGtgtaataatattttagattCCTATGAGGTGTTTAATTTGCAGTCAAAAGCTGTGAAAAGAAAAGCTACTACAGAAAACATAAACACACAGAATTCTAGGGATTTAGAAGCTatcagaagaaatacaaataattcacTTTTGTACACTTGTGAATCAGGTGGTCCAGGCCACAACAAAATGACAGAGCCATCGTCACAAAACAAAGACAGCTCTTGCTCAGAATCAAAGATGTTAGAACAAGAGGCAATTGTTGCATCAGAAAcaggagaaaatgagaaacataaaaaatCTTGCCTGGAACATAGCTTTTTAGAAAATCCATGTGGAACCAGTTCGGAAATGTTTTTAAGCCCCTCTCAGACACCACGTCACTTTGAAGAGAGCAGAGAGAATCTAACAATATGGAAAGAAAGTACTGTTAATGGCATGGCTGCCAACATCTTGAAAAATAGTAGAATTCAGAATCAACCAGAGAAATTTAAAGATGCTACTGAAGTGGGatgccagcctctgccttctgaggcAACATTATTGGGAGTACATAGTGctcagacagagaaagagaaaagacaaaaagaacctAGCAACTGTGGAGGAAGAAATGTTTTTAGTTATGGACGAGTTAAATTATGTTCCACTGGCTTTATAACTCATGTGgtacaaaatgagaaaactaaatcAACAGAAACAGAACATTCATTTAAAAGTTATGTTAGACCTGGTCCCACAAGTGCCCAAGAAACATTTGGAAATAGAACACATCATTCAGTTGAAACTCCAGACATAAAACATTTAGCCAGCACTTTAAGTAAAGAATCTGCTCAATTACCCAACAAAAAAATTTGCAGAACAAATATAAGTTATGGGCTAGAGAATGAACCTACAGCaacttataaaatgttttctacttttcAGGAAGGTAGCAAAAAATCACAAACAGGTTGCATGTTATCTGATACATCCCCCTCTTTCCCCTGGTATAGAAGTGTTTCAAATGATattaagaaaacagataaattaatCGGTTCCTCCAAACCAATTGTCCGTAAGAAGCTAAGCTTGAGTTCACAACTAGGATCATTAGAGAAGTTCAAGAGGCAATATGGAAAGATTGAAAATCCACAGGATACAGAAGTAGAGGAAAGTAATGTCGAAGTCACTACCAATCTCTGTCCTCAAGTTGAACCTGACATTCTGCTGAAGGACAAGAACCGCTTAGACAATGCTGATGTTTGTAAAATCACTACTACGAAGCATAGTTATTCAAATAGTAGTTGGCAACCAGCAAGCCACATCCTTTACTCAGAGAAGTGTCCATTCTCCAAGGATGAAGATTGTTTAGAACAGATGCCTGGTTTGAGAGAAAACCCTATGACCCTGAAAGAGTTCTCTCTCTTTAATAGAAAACCTCTGGACCTTGAGAAATCATCTGAATCACTAGCCTCTAAATTATCCAGACTGAAGGATTCtgaaaaagaaactcaaacaatGGAGATGACGAGTCCTTTTAATGAACTTCCAAATTCAGATTCTAGTAGGAAAGACAGCGAGTTGTACAATGTATTAACACaagatttttgtatgttatttaaaaacaagCATGAAAAAGTAGAGAATGGTGTCATTCCAGTATCAGATTCTGCCACACAGGGTAATTCCTTTAATAAAAGTAGTGAAACACACTCTAACAGCAGTACAACAGAGAACTCTGTGATATCACAAACTCCTTTGGTATTGCCCTGTAATAATTCTAAAGTTATCGGTAAAGATTCAGATGTTCTTCTAAGAGCTTCAGAAGAACAGATAGGAAGTCCTGACTCTCCCAGTGGAATGTTAATGAATCTGGTAGAAGATGCCACAGGTGACCAAAATGGAATTTGTTTTCAAAGTGAGGAATCTAAAGCAAGAACTTGTTCCGAAAATGAAGAGTCAAACACGTGTTGTTCGGATTGGCAGCAGCATTTTGATGTAGCCTTGGGAAGAATGGTTTATGTCAACAAAATGACTGGACTCAGCACATTCATTGCCCCAACTGAGGACGTTCGGGCTGCTTGTACTAAAGACCTGACGACTGTGGCTGTGGATGTTGTACTTGAGAATG ATACTGTGGATGATACTCCTCGTAGCGAATCACTTCAGTCCTTGTTCTCAGAATGGGACAATCCAGTATTTGCCCGTTATCCAGAG GTTGCTGTGGATGTAAGCAGTGGCCAGGCTGAGAGCTTAGCGGTTAAAATTCACAACATCTTATATCCCTATCGTTTCACCAAAGAAATGATTCATTCAATGCAG GTTCTCCAGCAAGTGGATAACAAGTTTATTGCCTGCTTGATGAGCACTAACACTGAAGAGAATGGCAAGGCAG GTGGGAACCTGCTCGTGCTGGTGGATCAGCATGCTGCCCATGAGCGTGTACGCCTAGAGCAGCTTATCAATG ATTCCTACGAGAAACAACAGGCACAGGGCTCTGGTCGGAAGAAATTACTGTCTTCTACTCTAATTCCTCCGCTAGAGATAACAGTGACAGAGGAACAAAGGAGACTCTTACG GTGTTACCACAAAAATCTGGAAGATCTGGGCCTTGAATTTGTATTTCCAGACACTAGTGATTCTCTGGTCCTTGTGGGAAAAGTACCACTCTGTTTCGTGGAAAGAGAAGCCAATGAACTTCGGAGAGGAAGATCTACTGTGACCAGGAGTATGGTGGAG